Proteins found in one Aethina tumida isolate Nest 87 chromosome 1, icAetTumi1.1, whole genome shotgun sequence genomic segment:
- the LOC109595816 gene encoding formin-B isoform X1 codes for MFTILPRILVLLTLIGISASQTTVSTTDAGSSTQSSTSSPTGITGSSSTASTGRQFTSSLSNPITFPTLNPNPPFPPNYGGGYIPPQLPIQWPFHVGGFWPAVPPPGIFGPQGMFGQQFPPMQPPGFFPG; via the exons ccaAGGATACTAGTGTTGCTAACACTAATTGGAATATCTGCTAGCCAAACAACC gtaagtACTACAGATGCTGGAAGTTCAACGCAG tcCTCAACGTCTAGTCCTACGGGGATTACCGGTTCCTCAAGCACAGCTAGTACAG GTCGGCAGTTTACATCCAGCCTATCGAATCCCATAACATTTCCAACATTAAATCCTAATCCTCCATTTCCTCCGAATTATGGGGGTGGTTATATTCCGCCCCAGTTACCAATTCAGTGGCCGTTTCATGTTGGGGGATTTTGGCCAGCTGTTCCACCACCGGGTATCTTTGGACCACAGGGGATGTTTGGCCAGCAATTTCCTCCAATGCAACCACCTGGATTCTTTCCTGGATAA
- the LOC109595816 gene encoding uncharacterized protein LOC109595816 isoform X2 — protein MFTILPRILVLLTLIGISASQTTVSTTDAGSSTQSSTSSPTGITGSSSTASTGRQFSSVSPFPMFPPWWGPGMNRPPLPIPFPGGFYEYHVKPPILQWYDYLNGRNNGK, from the exons ccaAGGATACTAGTGTTGCTAACACTAATTGGAATATCTGCTAGCCAAACAACC gtaagtACTACAGATGCTGGAAGTTCAACGCAG tcCTCAACGTCTAGTCCTACGGGGATTACCGGTTCCTCAAGCACAGCTAGTACAG GCAGGCAATTTTCAAGTGTTTCGCCTTTTCCAATGTTTCCGCCTTGGTGGGGTCCGGGAATGAATCGACCACCCCTGCCAATTCCATTTCCGGGAGGATTTTATGAGTATCATGTAAAACCTCCTATTTTACAGTGGTATGACTACTTAAATGGCAGAAATAATggaaaatga
- the LOC126266499 gene encoding probable inactive protein kinase DDB_G0270444, whose protein sequence is MFKDQTLSYEVYNAVVAVEQASEKEEEVELEEAPVVDLEEEPVVESAAVEELEEALVVELEEELEEAQVAAEELEEELVADSKKALELVVELEEAPVVESVAAEELEEAPEVALVAAEESEEAPVVESAAAEELEEALVVELEEESVAAEELEEVPVAELEEAPVVELEEESVAAEELEEVPVAELEEAPVVELEEESAAAVELEEAPVVELEEESVAAEELEEVPVAELEEESVAAEELEEVPAVELEEESAAAAELEEAPVVELEEESVAAEELEEVPVAELEEESAVAAELEEAPVVELEEVPVAVLEEFLPIYTTDMKNIDIQVLEVVLEEDLAVDSALEVEED, encoded by the exons ATGTTCAAGGACCAGACACTCAGTTACGAAGTATACAACGCAGTTGTG GCGGTGGAGCAGGCTTCGGAAAAGGAGGAGGAGGTGGAATTGGAGGAGGCGCCGGTGGTGGACTTGGAGGAGGAGCCGGTGGTGGAATCGGCGGCGGTGGAGGAATTGGAGGAGGCGCTGGTGGTGGAATTGGAGGAGGAATTA GAGGAGGCGCAGGTGGCGGCGGAGGAATTGGAGGAGGAATTAGTGGCGGATTCGAAGAAAGCTTTGGAGTTGGTGGTGGAATTGGAGGAGGCGCCGGTGGTGGAATCGGTGGCGGCGGAGGAATTGGAGGAGGCGCCGGAGGTGGCATTGGTGGCGGCGGAGGAATCGGAGGAGGCGCCGGTGGTGGAATCGGCGGCGGCGGAGGAATTGGAGGAGGCGCTGGTGGTGGAATTGGAGGAGGAATCGGTGGCGGCGGAGGAATTGGAGGAGGTGCCGGTGGCGGAATTGGAGGAGG CGCCGGTGGTGGAATTGGAGGAGGAATCGGTGGCGGCGGAGGAATTGGAGGAGGTGCCGGTG GCGGAATTGGAGGAGGCGCCGGTGGTGGAATTGGAGGAGGAATCGGCGGCGGCGGTGGAATTGGAGGAGGCGCCGGTGGTGGAATTGGAGGAGGAATCGGTGGCGGCGGAGGAATTGGAGGAGGTGCCGGTGGCGGAATTGGAGGAGGAATCGGTGGCGGCGGAGGAATTGGAGGAGGTGCCGGCGGTGGAATTGGAGGAGGaatcggcggcggcggcggaaTTGGAGGAGGCGCCGGTGGTGGAATTGGAGGAGGAATCGGTGGCGGCGGAGGAATTGGAGGAGGTGCCGGTGGCGGAATTGGAGGAGGAATCGGCGGTGGCGGCGGAATTGGAGGAGGCGCCGGTGGTGGAATTGGAGGAGGTGCCGGTGGCGGTATTGGAGGAGTTCTTGCCCATTTACACCACAGACATGAAGAACATAGACATCCAGGTTTTGGAGGTGGTTTTGGAGGAGGATCTGGCGGTGGATTCGGCGCTGGAGGTGGAGGAGGACTAG
- the LOC109595813 gene encoding guanine deaminase, which produces MASLTYKIFIGSIVHCKKPFELEVIKDGFLIVHGRKIIHVDNDKTRVDSVKQKFKIADSQVIELTNTQLLIPGLIDTHIHAPQYPNAGLGYDKPLLEWLDSYTYKIEQMFKDQTLSYEVFNAVVRKTLSYGTTTATYFASLFDDSSMVLADAAITHGQRAFIGKINMTKLAPDNYVETVEQTLENTRKFVEDLTAKNIDLVQPILTPRFALSLEMDTMQKLSEIAKEYDLNIQTHISENKDEVQIVNDTFGMNYANVYEKSGLLGPKTVLAHGVYLKDDEMKLLAKTGTSISHCPDSNTMLQSGLCDVRRLIENGITVGLGTDVSGGPSPSIIQAMRGAIQTSIHIAQNTENYTPLNYIDAFSLATLGGANALKLQDKIGNFEVGKEFDALVIDADVDNSAIDFFLTCDERELLQKFIFVGDDRNVVRVYVAGKCVK; this is translated from the exons atggcATCACTcacatacaaaatatttattggcaGTATTGTCCATTGCAAAAAACCTTTTGAATTGGAAGTAATAAAAGACGGTTTTCTTATCGTGCACGGCCGAAAA atAATTCACGTCGATAACGATAAAACTCGTGTGGATTCGgtcaaacaaaaattcaaaatcgcGGACAGCCAAGTGATCGAATTAACTAACACTCAGCTATTAATACCTGGATTAATAGACACACACATACACGCACCCCAATACCCTAATGCTGGGCTGGGATACGATAAACCTCTATTGGAATGGCTCGATTCTTACACCTACAAAATCGAACAAATGTTCAAGGATCAGACACTCAGTTACGAAGTATTCAACGCAGTTGTG CGCAAAACTTTGAGTTATGGAACTACCACAGCAACATATTTTGCGTCCCTATTCGACGACAGTTCCATGGTATTAGCTGATGCCGCAATAACTCACGGACAAAGAGCctttattggaaaaattaatatgacgAAATTGGCGCCAGATAACTACGTGGAAACTGTTGAACAGACATTGGAAAACACCAGAAAGTTTGTGGAGGATCTAACtgcaaaaaat ATCGATTTGGTTCAACCCATACTTACTCCAAGATTTGCACTTAGCTTAGAAATGGATACCATGCAAAAACTGAGCGAGATTGCCAAAGAATACGATCTAAACATTCAA ACCCATATATCTGAGAACAAAGATGAAGTACAAATAGTAAACGATACATTTGGAATGAATTACGCCAATGTATACGAAAAATCTGGACTATTAGGCCCAAAG acaGTATTGGCACATGGAGTGTATTTGAAAGACGATGAAATGAAACTACTTGCTAAAACTGGAACATCAATTTCTCATTGTCCCGATTCCAATACCATGTTACAATCTGGTTTGTGTGATGTTAGACGATTAATAGAAAATGGAATTACAGTTGGTTTAGGAACAG ATGTATCGGGAGGACCATCACCATCAATTATTCAAGCTATGAGAGGTGCTATTCAAACTTCAATTCACATTGCCCAAAACACGGAAAATTACActccattaaattatattgacgCATTTTCACTTGCCACCTTAGGCGGAGCTAATG ctttaaaattacaagacAAAATAGGAAACTTTGAGGTTGGAAAGGAGTTTGATGCACTTGTGATAGATGCAGATGTGGATAATTCAGCCATTGATTTTTTCTTAACGTGTGACGAAAGAGAATTACTCCAGAAGTTCATTTTTGTAGGAGACGATCGCAACGTTGTGAGAGTGTATGTAGCAggaaaatgtgttaaataa
- the LOC109595829 gene encoding cytochrome P450 9e2-like, producing MFTISIIVLVAILVYVKFITPCLYWRKKQVFYVKPWVRFFKVFLEEKSFAESVKEAYDQFPQRRYFGSYQFLQPSLFVRDLELIKKITVKDFEYFPDHFLLFSNNNDPITGSNLFALKGEKWKDLRSTLSPAFTSSKMKSMFVLMSEIAEKYTANLAKNDEVIQEWEMKNLFSKYTNDIIATCAFGINCDSLTDPQNEFFRMGKLLTIVTWSVTIRGMFIGFFPKLCEILKITLFTKELTEFFSRTMKDTIAYRETKGIIRPDMVHLLLEARKGRLKDDIPHNINDAGFATVQESTIGKKLNRKIEITDDIITAQALVFFFAGFDTASTVMSFLSYEIALNQDIQKKLQLEIDNAMLECEGKISYEQILSLKYVDQVISETLRKYPPGFVLNRVCAKKYVIEPKNEDERPLVLDKDCVVVVPVFGIHRDPNYFPNPDKFDPDRFNDENKSKIEPGTYMPFGAGPRNCIGSRFALLESKALLVHLLWRFEIHPIKKTAIPLRLAKAVSLGSVDGFWLGLKKRRSNSNM from the exons atgtttacaaTATCAATTATTGTTTTGGTTGCGATTCTTGTGTATGTAAAGTTCATTACTCCCTGCTTATATTGGAGAAAGAAACAAGTGTTTTATGTTAAACCTTGGGTCAGATTTTTCAAAGTGTTCCTCGAAGAGAAGTCATTCGCAGAATCAGTTAAAGAAGCTTACGATCAATTTCCACAGAGACG GTACTTTGGAAGTTATCAGTTTCTTCAGCCGTCCTTATTCGTCCGAGATTTGGagcttataaaaaaaattacagtcaAAGACTTTGAGTACTTTCCCGATCATTTTCTCCTTTTTAGCAACAATAATGACCCTATCACTGGGTCTAACCTGTTCGCTTTAAAAGGAGAAAAATGGAAAGACTTAAGATCAACACTGAGTCCCGCATTTACAAGCAGCAAAATGAAATCGATGTTTGTTTTGATGTCCGAAATAGCTGAAAAATACACTGCTAATTTAGCGAAAAATGATGAAGTGATTCAAGAATGGGAAATGAAGaatcttttttctaaatacacCAACGACATAATTGCAACTTGCGCCTTTGGTATAAACTGCGATTCTTTGACGGATCCGCAAAATGAATTCTTCAGAATGGGAAAATTACTGACTATAGTTACATGGTCTGTCACTATAAGAGGGATGTTTATTGGATTTTTTCCCAAATTATGCGAG atattaaaaatcaccCTTTTCACCAAAGAATTAACGGAATTTTTCTCAAGAACAATGAAGGATACCATTGCATATAGAGAAACAAAAGGTATAATTAGGCCTGATATGGTTCACCTTTTACTTGAGGCTAGAAAAGGCAGGTTAAAAGATGATATTCCCCACAACATTAACGACGCTGGTTTTGCAACAGTTCAGGAGTCTACAATAggcaaaaaactaaatagaaaaatagagATAACGGACGACATTATCACTGCTCAAGCACTCGTATTTTTCTTTGCCGGTTTTGATACCGCTTCTACAGTTATGAGCTTTCTATCATATGAAATTGCTTTGAACCAAG ATATTCAAAAAAAGCTACAATTAGAAATTGATAATGCCATGTTAGAATGTGAAGGAAAGATCTCCTATGAACagattttaagtttaaaatatgttgacCAGGTAATCTCGGAGACGTTAAGAAAATATCCACCAGGATTTGTCTTAAATCGTGTTTGTGCGAAAAAATACGTGATAGAACCAAAAAATGAAGATGAACGACCTTTGGTACTAGATAAAGATTGTGTTGTTGTCGTTCCAGTTTTTGGAATACACCGTGACCCAAACTACTTCCCAAATCCGGATAAATTTGATCCTGATCGATTCAACGACGAAAACAAATCGAAAATTGAACCTGGTACTTATATGCCTTTTGGAGCTGGTCCTCGAAATTGCATTG GTTCAAGATTTGCGTTATTGGAATCCAAAGCATTACTTGTGCATCTTTTATGGAGATTCGAGATCCATCCTATTAAAAAGACTGCGATTCCTCTCAGATTGGCTAAAGCTGTCAGCTTGGGGTCTGTAGATGGATTTTGGTTGGGACTGAAAAAGAGGAGGAGTAATAGTAATATGTGA
- the LOC109595769 gene encoding GPI ethanolamine phosphate transferase 2, with the protein MTMFRYYLLSIISVLIFFYGFFPVPKYEKGKRESLPLQIQEVDLNSHEIYKTEFTKTVLVVIDALRLDFVNSQYMPKLWENILHQGCISQVTVQSPTVTLPRIKALTSGSVPQFIDVVLNLATTDVLPDSIIHSAHDNHKRIVFYGDNTWLKVFPKHFQRHEGTSSFFVKDFKEVDDNVTKNALIELDRTDWDIMVLHYLGLDHIGHVLGPWSPLVKDKLIEMEDIIMKIYSKLSLRKENVLMIITSDHGMRSSGGHGGSSFFETNVPFVLLGLNCRDDKIAQTDISVNLAVLLGLEIPSTSIGKLSSNLLVDLFRDKYLLSLMYNTKSLLKKKPECLDVFDEAQKHHKNFLQSHVMTEASKAAELYENCSKSISESLIHASIEQNLALLVLAIILMIFALTVFIKNTAFNVQTSSIKLDSIPLILLYVFHPLTFFSSSYVEEEQQYWYFCFQFITIIFISKYGNMRKISGNMAGYILFYGACFRFLITINQSGDKWANLNDFSDWLQKIENVYYLQIFFICGLLSVAYYIHIHSKRFFTSLIAFLTLFLIFILKNDERNNVTLGQLIWVLIIIILYFDDLIVGWLLICSLLLKPYNIVLIPYCVAVCTFFNKTIKNMYVSYLSFISLGNALYFAQGHSNSLASVDVSVGYIGLSDYSPFFVILQVLFHTYALPVLCHIFFLKTHKELAPIFWSILIINRLYINIIVSVVTLIFKDHLFIWSVFAPKLFIETISTSFVFLEICFYTIYVIIQNVYSKYELLNVKIA; encoded by the exons ATGACGATGTTTCGATATTATTTGTTGTCAATTATAtccgttttaatatttttttacggaTTTTTCCCGGTACCCAAATATGAGAAAGGAAAACGTGAATCCTTGCCGCTGCAAATTCAAGAAGTTGATCTCAACAGCCACGAAATATACAAGACGGAATTTACAAAGACTGTCCTTGTGGTAATTGACGCATTGAGATTAGACTTTGTCAACTCCCAATATATGCCGAAACTATGGGAAAACATACTACATCAAGGATGCATCAGCCAGGTTACAGTCCAGAGCCCCACTGTCACCTTGCCAAGGATCAAAGCTCTTACTAGTGGCAGTGTACCACAATTTATTGATGTGGTGTTGAATTTAGCTACCACTGATGTATTGCCGGACAGTATTATACACTCAGCACATGACAACCACAAAAGAATTGTATTTTATGGTGACAATACTTGGCTGAAAGTTTTTCCTAAACATTTTCAAAGGCATGAAGGTACTAGTTCATTTTTTGTTAAGGATTTTAAAGAAGTTGATGACAATGTTACTAAAAATGCTTTGATAGAATTAGATAGAACTGATTGGGATATTATGGTGTTACATTATTTAG gctTAGATCATATTGGTCATGTTTTGGGCCCATGGTCACCATTAGTTAAAGATAAGCTCATTGAAATGGAGgacattattatgaaaatctaCTCCAAACTCTCTTTGagaaaagaaaatgttttgatGATTATCACATCAGATCATGGTATGAGAAGCAGTGGTGGACATGGAGGATCTTCTTTCTTTGAAACAAATGttccttttgttttattaggtTTAAATTGTCGTGATGATAAAATCGCACAGactgatatttcagtaaatttagCTGTCCTATTAGGTTTAGAAATACCATCCACAAGCATAGGCAAATTGAGTTCTAACTTGTTAGTTGACTTATTCAGAGACAAATATCTCCTGAGCCTTATGTATAACACAAAatctttgttaaaaaaaaagccAGAATGTTTGGATGTATTTGATGAGGCTCAAAAACATCACAAGAATTTCCTCCAAAGTCATGTCATGACTGAGGCCTCTAAAGCTGCAGAGTTATATGAGAATTGTTCAAAGTCAATAAGTGAGTCATTAATTCACGCTTCTATTGAACAGAACTTGGCTCTTCTGGTGcttgcaattattttaatgatatttgcGTTGACagtctttattaaaaacactGCCTTTAATGTGCAAACATCCAGCATAAAATTGGATTCAATTCCTTTAATTCTTCTCTATGTATTTCACCCTCTGACCTTCTTCTCGTCGAGTTATGTGGAAGAAGAACAACAGTACtggtatttttgttttcagtttaTTACAATCATTTTCATTTCCAAATATGGGAATATGAGAAAAATTAGTGGTAATATGGCAgggtatatattattttatggtgcttgctttagatttttaataacaattaatcagAGTGGAGACAAAtgggcaaatttaaatgacttcTCAGACTGgcttcaaaaaattgaaaatgtttattatttgcaaatattctttatttgtgGGTTGTTGAGTGTTGCATATTACATTCATATACATTCCAAAAGGTTTTTTACCAGTCTTATAGCTTTCTTAaccttgtttttaatttttattttaaaaaatgacgaGAGAAACAATGTTACTCTGGGTCAACTTATTTGGgtgctaataataataattctttattttgacGATTTAATTGTGGGATGGCTGTTGATttgtagtttattattaaagcctTACAACATAGTATTAATACCATATTGCGTTGCAGTGTGCAcgttttttaacaaaacaatcaaaaatatgtatgtgtCTTATCTAAGCTTCATCAGTTTAGGGAATGCTCTCTATTTTGCTCAGGGGCATAGCAATAGTTTAGCTAGTGTCGACGTTTCTGTCGGCTATATTGGCTTAAGTGACTACAGCCCATTTTTTGTCATATTACAAGTTCTATTTCATACATACGCACTACCGGTTTTATGTCATATCTTCTTCTTAAAAACCCATAAGGAGTTAGCCCCAATATTTTGGTCCATTTTGATCATCAATCGTTTATAcatcaatattattgttagtGTAGTCACACTTATATTTAaggatcatttatttatttggtccGTATTTGCACCCAAACTGTTCATAGAAACCATTTCGACCAGTTTTGTGTTTTtggaaatatgtttttatactatttatgtGATAATCCAAAATGTATAcagtaaatatgaattattaaatgtaaagattgcataa
- the LOC109595768 gene encoding uncharacterized protein LOC109595768 produces the protein MDDTDTLSSVGNPFEDFYSNEECIKYVKDAENACMYLKVENEFYVQYIAKMDPSSLPIVQHYLQNVFVKQSSEEQHSSRNSLVDKRVSSVIKTQKKVLGSFVKNEMLMMLMEESQSVFEKFRKETVQALEKFKARDEEAEITYGELKEAWDIFEYSVIQQGYDQLSQRIPAEKFIRFMDEIQRISAGIKQKLLLYTNSERVAHSKLQIVYAQKILLSENIHAVDFDKLSIENKNLSKRIDEMFKHTMELKKLNGWASVVITVYKNDLQIQGKDCVAIMDVITQIESRLKNLEEESNELLEEINKAKGDYDVFKKLKTDYAVPDTMEYVVIKAELYDAKKKLKIMERRNEILDITVSACLREMKHIRGVNYVNPEWFICKKKLERRSDLSVILSCVL, from the exons atggATGACACAGACACTCTATCATCTGTGGGGAACCCATTCGAGGATT TTTATTCGAATGaagaatgtattaaatatgttaaagatGCAGAAAATGCATGCATGTATTTGAAAGTGGAGAATGAATTCTATGTTCAATATATAGCAAAAATGGATCCTTCCAGCCTACcta TTGTACAACATTATTTACAGAACGTATTTGTGAAACAATCTAGCGAAGAACAACACAGTTCGAGAAATTCTTTAGTAGATAAACGAGTTTCATCtgtaataaaaacacaaaaaaa AGTCCTTGGATCgtttgtaaaaaatgaaatgctgATGATGTTAATGGAAGAATCTCAGTCGGTTTTCGAAAAATTTCGGAAAGAAACTGTACAagctttagaaaaatttaaggctCGCGACGAAGAGGCAGAGATAACATACGGGGAACTGAAGGAAGCCTGGGatatattcgaatattctGTGATACAACAAGGTTATGATCAATTATCTCAGAGAATACCGGCAGAAAAATTTATCAG GTTTATGGATGAAATACAAAGAATATCAGCAGGCATCAAgcagaaattattattgtacacCAACAGTGAAAGAGTGGCTCATTCAAAACTCCAAATAGTTTACGCACAGAAAATACTTTTGTCGGAAAATATACATGCTGTGGATTTTGATAAGTTAAgcattgaaaacaaaaatttgagtAAAAGAATAGATGAAATGTTTAAGCACACAATGGAACTGAAAAAACTAAATG GTTGGGCGAGTGTAGTGATAACGGTAtacaaaaatgatttacaaATACAAGGAAAGGATTGCGTTGCTATCATGGATGTGATTACTCAGATTGAATCACGACTTAAAAATTTGGAAGAAGAATCTAATGAGCTTCTGGAAGAAATTAATAAGGCCAAGGGTGATTAtgatgttttcaaaaaattaaaaactgactACGcg gTGCCTGATACGATGGAATACGTTGTAATAAAAGCGGAATTATATGAtgcaaagaaaaaattaaaaataatggaacgaagaaatgaaattttagat atCACTGTTAGTGCTTGTTTACGAGAGATGAAGCATATAAGAGgagttaattatgttaatccCGAATGGTTTAT TTGCAAGAAAAAATTAGAGAGAAGATCAGACTTATCGGTAATTCTAAGTTGCGTTTTGTAA